TTGGTATCCTTGATCTGGCTTTCGTCGTTAACTAGCTTGTTCTGAATGGTGGTAAATTCCTTgttaatttcttcaatttgtagTAAAGTTCTCTCCTTGAGCTGAAAGAAGGAATTACAGGCATAACCAAGCATGTTTGTCAAGTAAACATCATCTACCGTGATTGGGTTGATTGTCCAGGTGAGTGCATGGTTTTCATAGTGGGAGCAGGAGAATAGTAAGAAGAAACAGGAGGATTGTTTGAAAGAACACAGCTCTATTGTGTCTAGAGTAGGCAGTGACAAAAAATTTGTGGAGAATTTCATGTAGCAACCAGCTATTTCTCCAATCTCAGATGCCTAAGGAACACACTTTAGTGTACGCCTAGTAAAGACTGCCTGTACACAATGCAGTTTCAAGACTGATATTAAATTTGTCTGGTTGACAAAAGCTCAATGACCCTAAAAGCAGCCTGTGTTCTTCTGCGCACGCCACGACTTGATCACTGTTCCAGTAAATTGTATTTTTCACAAATCAGAAAGATGCCTGCCTGCCtgccaagtacaaaatacaaCTGCGACCTGTGTACACCCGCCAACTTTCACGCCTTAGGCGTGAGTCTCATgcctgcgggttgaaaacttcgatctcacgccGGCTCACGCTTGTGGGCCAATTTCTCATGCCTGATTggaaaatgtgagttgttgccgtcttgcttgacacaatttccaaaaatatgttaacatgtaaggaacgaaaaccatgtgtaaaataagtaaatgacaataccttcctcgcgatctctgatttttgaagtTAAAAGCACTGGGAGCGAGTTCGCGTTTATACGTGTTTATACGTCTTCGACAgacttcggaagacttcggacttcttcggaagacttcggacttcttcggaaatcttcggaaatgatcgtgtcgtcttcaaaaatcccagcactcccaggataaaaatctcacgcctaaatctcagaaaaagttggcaggtataccTGTGCTACATCCCGGACAAACGACGCGGACCTGAGTGATCCAGCTGCTCGTTGGGAGGAGGATGTTAACTGCATGgccaaaacggctggaaatcgagctgAACACTTACCTAGATGATCAAACTATTGCCGACTCCTCCAAAAATCCCCCCCCACCGTCAGTTGTACCTTCGacctcacccccccccccccccctccctccacCCCCTCCCTCCGTCCTGACAATAGCAGAAATCCTAACCTCATATCATTGTCAGTACCCTCTAAAAATAGACTCTGAACGGTTGCCAGTGCACGGCACCAGCACTGTTCAAATGAACCCAACGTTGCAAAAACTCGTAATCCTCGtatgggaggggaggggagtgggAATTAAGAACAATGGAATACCTTGCAGAACAGCATATTCGGGTAGATTTCAAGTAAAGATTGACGTAAACTCATTTGCCTGGAAATTTCTTGGCGTCTCATGAAAACCAATTAAAGGATATTTTGAATGAAACTACGTTGAAATATCAAACATTTGAAGTGATAACTTTTCAGGAAGTCAGGAAGAGTATACCTTCTTTTTGGACAGCTTACTGCTATTCGCCTTTTTTATACCAGAAGCGGCTTTTTTAGTCTCTTGTTGAAACTTCTTCTTGGGTTTCGAATGCAGGCTTTTCCCTggcgccatgttgttttgtcgGAGTACCGCTAGCCACAAAGTACTACATTCATCCGGGACCTCAGCCTGAGTCCCTCCCAATGCACTTGCGCATTGGTTCTCCCATCTCCGACTGTCTTCGTGGAACGTGGGGACTTGTCGAAAGCTGCAGTTTCCTTCTTCTGAGGGACGAATTTCACCGGAGGTCTTTTATCAGGTACGTGATAGTACAGCGTTATGTTGGGAGAATTTTATGGCTCTTCTGAGAGTCGCTGTTTCGCGGTGGATGCTCTCTTCTCTGAAATTCGGAAGAAGCGCAGTGGCAATGCGACATCTCTTAGTTTCGTTTGCCGGATCTTAGCGTGGAATTGTGCAAGTTTTGATGGATGTAATTCTTTACTTTGTCAATGCTTACAATTTTCGACGTAAACTGCATGCGACCGTTGGCTTAAAAGCTGTATTTTTTAATATTGCAAAGCATAGCATGTAGAACACGGTAATGTTAATTGTGCGTAAGCGAATATTCAGTAGGTGTCCATTTTTGTTAGTGTACTTGTTGTAAACGTACAAAATCGTAAATCGACGATCGCATCAAATAATGCTTCAGAAGCCCCTTTTCGGGGAAAAAAATCGCCGCATTCGCTCTAGCTTCTTCCCTTGAACTGCCTCGAAAATGAATATTTTGTAGTATCAGTTGACTTTGGTAGAAGCCGTTAGCCACCAAACAATAACTTCACAAAAATGTACTTAAATTGTATTAAAATTCTTTAATCGTTTTTCCTTTCTATTACAGTTTAGCTGGTCCAGAAAAAgttatttgtttttcatgacCATTGTGTGTATGTGCTCAAGAATAACTTTCGTAGTAGTACGAAAATAATTCATCTCCTTGTACACACAAgcttaaacaatttttttaccaCAAAATGATATTTGTA
The Montipora capricornis isolate CH-2021 chromosome 10, ASM3666992v2, whole genome shotgun sequence genome window above contains:
- the LOC138018670 gene encoding uncharacterized protein, giving the protein MAPGKSLHSKPKKKFQQETKKAASGIKKANSSKLSKKKLKERTLLQIEEINKEFTTIQNKLVNDESQIKDTKVLSVEKAVNVKIAEKRLTPPVSDVSQEELTKTLENFANL